In the genome of Brachypodium distachyon strain Bd21 chromosome 3, Brachypodium_distachyon_v3.0, whole genome shotgun sequence, the window CCCGTGGCTGAATTTGATCGCTCGTGTCTTGCAGCGCTCAAGGCCGACGAGAGGATTAGCTTCAACGGGTGCAGGAGCTTCATGCTCTGGCAGAAGACGCCGCGTGACGCTGTTGTCAACGGGCCAGAGGCCGcgctggagacggcggcgaaTTCTAGCCCTGGCAGGAAAGCGAGCGGCGGCTGGAAGCTTGGGCTCAACAAGATCCTCCTCAACTTCAGCTTTAAGGTGTGATGAGTTTATTGGCCATGGCATCGGAACGAATAAGATGCGCCGAGCTCGCGCATCCGCCTATGGAATTTTGAGTTCGTCACCGTCGAGCTAGAATCAGCGAATCATTGGTGTCAATCGCTGTTAATTTCCCTGCATTTGGGTCGAGTCTTGAGTCTGGTTCGTTCTTTAATTCGGTTTTTTACTGTTCAATCATCCTGCAATCATGGAATGGGATTATCAATGGAATTATACTTATACACCACACTGTTCTGATATAGCCTCTACGCGCGTTGGATTGCAATTTTCCTTTTGCGTGCACTTTTCTCCAGCATTCTTGGTATTTGGTCTACATTTGGCCTACGCCAGCACCGATTAAAAATAAGTAAATATAAGTTATGGACAGCGCCTGCGCGTAGTATTCCCAATACCTACTCAAATCGAACTTTTCATTCAAGGAAAATTGGACAGCTACCTGCCTACCTCAAAGACAGCAGGGACCGAATAAATACGAACCCGTTGTGATAGAACATTTTAGAAGAAGCGTTTGCGCATGGTAAACTGCAGATGGGACATCACACATCAGTTTTGGATGCTGCTGGGCTAGCGCGAGTGATTTTTGACACCCCTACCCTGGAGGCCTGGACGGCTGTACCCATCCACACTAGGGGATATTGGGTTGGATAGAGTTTCATGTGCCGCCTGGTGTGCCAAGTTTGGACACTCCTGCTCTGTAACcatccggccggccggctgctgTGCCCATGAGTCCATGACATGATTGGATGTATCCAGGGGAGAGATACTGTTTGGCCAGAAACAAAATGTAACACATAACACTAGTGATTTGCTCCCCAGAGGAACGGCATGCTAACTCGTGATACCCATGAATCGTCCGGAGTATGGCCATACGAGGGGCGCCGGTGCAAGCAATTCATTTGGGGTGGAGTCGACATCCAGCCGCGCCCTCCAAATTTGATTTGTCTCACCGACAGTGGAGGTCCGTGCTGCTTTTCAGAACGCCCCCGCTAGCCCCTCTTGGAGTAAGGTGCGCTCTAGAGCGCCGGCTACTTTTTGATTTAGAGGAGTGGGCTGGGTGAGTTTTTCAGCATCGGCACCTCCATTTGACGTTTTGGGGGCTTTTAGGAGAGCCGGCTGGAGAAGTTCTAAGGTCTTGTTTGGTAATAATAGAATTTTTGGAATGTTTTTTAGAGTATTATGCatttcaaattgaaaaacactagGAGTCACAAATGGTTGTTTAGTACGAAAAGGATTAGAGGGGGTTATCCCTAGTTTTCACAcacaaaacactccatttttgtgacaaattaaaacacttctcgtactagtgttttttttaacactactagtgttttgggtttttAAGAGTTTTGGGTGAACATCCAAACCCTCAAATACCGAAACCTTAGTGACTAAAAATTACAGTAACACCAAATAAGGCATGAAAGACCATAATAGAGGCGCGACAACTGTGTCTTTGAAAGATCTTCGCCGGACTCCCCAGGGAAACCTCTGTTTGTATGTTTGCCGACGCGAACGCCCTTTGCCGACTTCCTTGGCACGCTCGGCCACTTGACCAGGCAGCTGCTTACACAGCATCAGGCACAGGCGCACGGCCTTCTTTTGGAAAATACTATTATGCCCAAAGTGAATAAGATAGACAAGGGCGTTTGGTATGGCGAACTGTCTTTGTGTCATTAAttttcctcctccctcctgtATCACTAATATGTTTGGTCGGTGGCTTGggggagttgaaaaactatttaaATCGCTCATCCTTGTAGGGCTTGTGCGATTTGTTGGTCTATATGGAATTGTAGAAATTATATCGttttccgtaaaaaaaaacatctcacTTCTTGCAGTTTGTTCTTCGGGCGTCTCACTGGCTCCGTACATGGTCCCTACTCTTCAAACGTAGGCATAGGGGTTTATGAAATCTGGGTTCAACCATTTGGAGATGGTCGCACGGGAACTCTTCCGCCGGTTTGGATGGCGTGCTGGCTTTAGGCTGGAAGGACCTTGATGTGTTCATTTCAgttctcttttttattttacaagATGTAACTTTGAGACTTGTACCAAGAATGCTTTAATAATGATtgattgtgtgcatcgatcgatgcagaggccgggggtattcctttattttcagaaaaaaaaaactaatgtAGTAATCAGCTAATATTATCTAGTAATCAGCACGATGATTCTACAACCAACTGATAATAGTTCTAAGTTATGCATGCATCCACAAATAGTGACTACATAGTTACAAAGACAGTGACTACATTTTATattgagtaaaatacactactagttcatgaactcggcaaaaatgaacattttagtcCACAAACTCGAAAAACGCACATTTAAACTCATAAACTGGaactactgtgtcactttagtctaAAAACAGTTCGGCGAGActtaaacacgccacgtggccggcACATCGGCTTCGGCGACCCATTCATTGGCGTCCTCTCGTCAAAATTGAGCGTTGTGCACTTGATAACAACCTTAGGCGAGGACGTGGTTCTCAGAGCCACAGGATCCCCATCTAGGCGCGGCCAAGGCGGCTAAGGCATGGGGATTTGCGAAAATAATCCTGAGAAAATCGAGAAGTAGCCCACGGTCCTGGCCGAAACCGATGTGGTGGCCACATGGCGTGTTTAAACTTCGCCGAACcatttttggactaaagtgacacaataGTCCCAGTTTAAGAGTTTAAGTATGCGTTTTCTGacttcgtggactaaagtgtttaTTTTTGACAAGTTCATgaactagtggtgtattttactctatatTTAGCATCATACACTACAAGCAAGTGTTCAGTAACTTGCCTATGCTGCAAGGACTTATCTTTGACATTGTTCTTCTTGTACATCATTGTAGGCTTAGTAGAAGAAAAGACAACTATGTactttaaaaataaataaaatacaacTATCTGCACAATGAAGTATTCAAATCCTATACTTGAAAAGGCACAATAATTCAAAAAGAACAACGGGGCTGCCCTTGCTGCTAAGGAAATAATAAATCTTTATTTCTCAAACTATACAAGCGGACATGGGATTCAGGGGAACCTTGTAGGAAAAATTGTAGTACATGGTGAAAGGACGTGGAACTAGGAAGAGGAGGCCAAAGCTTTGATCGCATCAtctcaagaacaacaacaccagTGGCCGAACATTGGTCGTGCTGCCCAGCCTTGCCAATGGTCTCCTAATTAGGTCCCCAAGGTGAGCCGAGAGacaattttctttctcttccataTCAATCCAAAATCTATGATCGTTTGTGATCCAAAAcatttttcagttttggatATGTAGACAAGGCCTGCTCTCAAACCAACCAAGACATTAGCAATTTCATATAAGCACTCGCATCGCATGGCAACTATGACATGGCAACATTTATCCTATGTGAAGTTCTTAAGAAAAGGCTGACATCGTCTCTTTGTACACAGGTAGTGAACATACAACATTAAAATCAAGTGAACCTACAATCGCGAGACAATTTTCTCTTAGAGGTGGATGAACTAGACAAAACTATTCTAAAACTGTTGGATGAGCGGCTCATAGTTAAAATAAGACATGTTGAATCACTTAAACCATCCAGTGACCCCACGTTgttctttttagaaatagatgtTCAAAGTGAATCTTTAAACAATGACAATGAATGTATTTTGCACTACTCCAAAATATTACGTCTAAAGTGATTCAAACTTACTGAACGAAGACGTATTCAACTCGAATTTATTTGTACTTTACGAAATAAATCGAACGACCAAAAACGAAGACGTATTTTACTCGAAAACaaatatactccgtacattGAATCGGAAAAGAATTATGTGTAACCCAACTAGGATATATCAGCCGCAGATACCGcttctttcccttcttccAAGCAATCCCCTCTTCCGTTACGCTGCGCCCGCGTCGCTCTGCAAATATTCCCCACTCCTCTGCTCGACGGATCTGTAGCCCAAACCCGAACCCGcctccaaaccctagcctcCACGATGTCGGCAGCAGCCGTCGCGCCGACCCCTTCCGCGGCCCTCCCGGCGGCGCCCCCGCCATCCTACCCTGCCACCGCCCTCACTTCCGCCTCTGCCGGGGCCGCCGAGGATGACGACGATCTTTACGGCAAGCTCAAATCGCTCCAACGTCACATGGAGTTCGTCGAGATCCAGGAAGAGTACGTCAAGGATGAACAGAAGAACCTAAAGCGCGAGCTTCTGCGCGCCCAGGAGGAGGTGAAGCGGATCCAGTCCGTGCCTCTCGTCATCGGCCAGTTCATGGAGATGGTCGACGGAAACAACGGCATCGTTGGATCCACCACCGGGAGCAACTACTACGTGCGGATCCTCAGCACCATCAACCGCGAGCTGCTCAAGCCGTCGGCGTCGGTTGCCCTGCACCGCCACTCCAACGCTCTCGTCGACGTGCTGCCCCCCGAGGCGGATTCCAGCATCTCGCTGCTCGGGTCATCCGAGAAGCCCAACGTCCTTTATTCGGTGAGTTTCTGAGTGACTAATCTAATCCGTATGAACCATAGATCACTTTGTATTGATCCGCGTATGGATGCACTTTAGATGGTATGATCTTCGCTATTTCAGAACCCTAGATCTGTTTAATAGTGGTTTTGGAAGTGTCGAGCCCTAATTTGTTTGATGGTGTTGATTGCGGTATGATTCTCACTAGGCGGTGTCATCAAGCTGAAATTTTCTGCCTTACATATTAACTTCGTTTGGAGATGAGGTCGTACGGTCTTTTTTCAGAACAATAGGTCTTGAATAACTATACAATAAAGCAGTAGCAATTTTGGAGGAAAGATTGGTAAATGGTTGGAAACGCCTGCAGGCTTTGTTCAATTTGCTGACTTGATGTAGAGTATTGCAACTTTGGTGAGTCTTTTTGTATCAACAATAGTGTTTCTGGATGAGAATGAGTTGCATTATTGGACACTGAAGGCGTGCTACAGTTATTTTGTTCATGTGCATAACCAATCAGACTGTACCCTTAGACTTTGCAGCTTTTGCTGCTGCATCGCTGAAGAacgatactccctccgatcctaaattgttgtcgaaatattacatgtatctagatgctttttaagaatagatacatccatatttgggcaaatttgagtcaagaatttaggatcagagggagtattattttgcATGCTTCCTCAACTGTTCTTGCTAGTTTCGAACCAAGGCTGATATAAATTTTTCATGCTCTGGATCTTTGTTACTGACTGAAATTGTTTGcagtaaataaaatgaaagtCAATAACAATTTGATGTTCTGTTGTTGTTCAGGATATTGGTGGCTGTGATATCCAAAAACAAGAAATTAGGGAGGCTGTTGAGCTTCCATTGACACATCATGAGTTGTACAAGCAGATTGGTATTGATCCTCCAAGAGGGGTGCTTCTCTATGGTCCTCCAGGCACAGGCAAGACCATGCTTGCCAAAGCTGTGGCACACCACACCACTGCTGCTTTTATCAGAGTTGTTGGTTCAGAATTTGTGCAGAAGTATTTGGGTGAGGTAAGATATGGATAGTTGTAACAGACATTTATAACCTTGATATCTGCATCCCGTTCTTTGTTCTTACAAATATTGCATGCTTTAAGCTTTGACTGGTTAATGTGCAAATTACACCATCATTTGTCTAAATATTGAATGCTTTCCTGGTAACAGCAATCTTGATTGCTTTTGGCCATACTGCGCAGGAATATCTTAGGAGTTCGTTAGATTCCCTTGTTTATGTTCAAGATTCACAGTTTGTTGAAATTTCTACTTGTTTGGACTGAAATTGATCAAGAACAAAAATGTAATAATTACTTACGCCATGACATGTGacacatttttattttgtttctgtgATACAATACATCTTTCATTGAAATTATATTATATTTAGGCAGTCTACCATGCATGTACTCGATGTAGTTGATATCAAGTGGCCCCTAGAAGAATTGTCTTCAGGTTTTTGTTGATGCGTTTTGTCATTTCTCTCATTGTAGGGCCCAAGGATGGTTCGGGATGTATTCCGTTTAGCAAAAGAGAATGCACCGGCTATCATATTCATTGATGAGGTTGACGCTATAGCCACTGCTCGTTTTGATGCCCAGACTGGCGCTGACAGAGAAGTTCAGCGTATTCTGATGGAGCTACTCAATCAGGTACTATTATAGGTTCTCTGTAACTTCAGCAGTTTTCTGTTTCTAATCTTTGGAAATCATGCAACACTTGGAGCACACACATAGAtggaaataaaatgaaaacttTGCGACTTAAATTTGTAAAGTTCTGATGTCttgttctgttttgttttttttcattttgcaaAGTCATATGTGCTCTTAGAATTAATATATGTAGGTGTTTAAGGATAGAAATAGAAGTTGTAAGATCTGATTATCTGAAAGTAACTTATTGAAAAGCTATTTCAATAAATTTTTCAATAAAAAGATTATAATGTGCAACTTCCTAACTGCTTGAGGGGTCTTGAGTATATCTCGTTGTGGTTCTTGTCTGTGATGCAGATGGATGGGTTTGACCAGACAGTTAATGTGAAGGTTATAATGGCGACCAATCGGGCAGATACCCTAGATCCTGCTCTGTTGCGTCCAGGAAGACTTGACAGGAAGATTGAGTTCCCTCTGCCCGATCGTAGGCAGAAGAGGCTTGTTTTCCAAGTAAGTTTTTTGGGTAAAAACTTGTGTGGTGCTTTTAAACGTAATCTTCTttaaattatactccctctgtcccattttaattgattttctattacatgtatatagacgctttttagacatagatacatccatatttgaacaaatttgaatcacttaatatgagacggagggagtattactgATAGTTCTTGTTTGGTAGTGCTTCTGTAGATTGTATTATGATTTGAATGTAGTAGGTTCTATTGATGGTCTGTATTGAATTTGTTCTTCCACTTGATGTCATTATCTGGAATTGGTTCTCAAACACTAGTCTTTAAATGAAGTTTCACTAGACACATTCGTTTAAATGAAGTTGGCATGACCGTTGATCCACACTTTCTCCAATTCATTAAGGCATATCAGATTTCATATGTGGTTTGTATGATATGAAATCACAGTTGTGAGTACTTCTGAAAATGAATATAGTGATACAAATTTCATGTAGTATGAACCGCATATTAAcaaagtaattcttggtcaaagttttgtcttaacgaaacctcATACACCTCATATTATGAAGCAGAGGGAGGACTTAATTAGTTGCTTCCTCCAATCCAAAATTTAAGTTTGTTAGGGTGGGCACAAAAGTTAAAAGAGTGTAGGGAAAGTTACAATGTTACCCTTCATTATTTCTACtaccttttctcttttcctcccAAATTCAATAAATACTAGAGTTATAGGCTTGGTGGTGAAATTAATGAAGGGGCTAAATAGGAACAATTTTAGCAAAATCTATCCGGAGCACAAAAGTTGGGGTGTATGCTAGAGTTGTCGGCTGAAATCTTTTTATGAAATTAATGAGAGGGCCAAAGGGAGTTGTGAGCTTTGCATTTATGAGTGGACACTGATGTTAATCTTAGTCACTAGATTCTTTCtgagattatttttttgtgtgcatcTGGTAATTGACTGCCTCTTTATCTTCAGGTTTGTACTGCTAAAATGAACTTAAGCGACGAGGTCGACTTGGAAGATTATGTTTCCAGACCAGATAAAATTAGTGCTGCTGATGTGAGTTCCTTCTCATTGTGTTTAACGTGAACCTTATATGCACCCATTTCCTTGCTTCAGAATTAGCCCTTAGCCCTTAATTTGATCATAATACATCTATCTTTTCTGCGCACTTCACATTTGTTTCATATTTCGTAAGAGCTTCTGCTGATGGCCTTGCATATATGTTctgctttttatttttaatataaTAGCAGTAAACATATGATACATTTTAGTGGAAATTGAAGAATTGTTAGCCAAATTTAGGCATGCCTTCATCTGACTCTTTATTTATGTTGTGTCAtcatttgtttgtttcagaTTGCTGCTATTTGCCAAGAAGCTGGTATGCATGCTGTCCGCAAAAATCGGTATGTTATCCTCCCCAAGGACTTCGAAAAGGGTTACCGCACCAACGTGAAGAAGCCTGAGACAGATTTTGACTTCTACAAATGAGGCCACAAACTGTTAAACAGGATGCTTATTTCCTACTGGCGACTTGATCAGCACTGGAGATAAATATGTGGATAGTCGCCTCTGTCTCGTTAATGTTCCTGTACCCTTAAGGATGATGCATGCCCTCATCTATTTAACCAGATTCAGTTATTTCAAGTCGTGCTTCTGCTTGGAAGGATAGAAGGGTTTGCACGTTCAATCTGACCAGTGTTGTTAAAAACTAATATGGCTCGTCTGTACTGTTCCTTATGTTACTGCTAAAATTTCCCGTTTGCAGTACGTTGTGCTTATTTTGTATAGTTAAATTGACTTAGGTTTTCTTTAGTCAAAAGCTGGCATTCGAATAACCGCTTGTTGTGccttttttcttattcctcAAGGACGTTATTTAGGAGATGTTAGTTTAAAAGgttcatacaaaaaaaaaggcacagGTTAGTTCTGAATGTGCGCCCTGTATCGTACCCCTGATCCATACAGACCAAATATAAACAGCCCAGAGAAAGAGATTGCTAGGTACCCGTGCTTGGCTGGAAAACAAAGTCTTTGTTTGACCAATCTATTTTGTGAACGCGTGGCGTCAGCTCCGGATGGCACCTACCATACCAGTGCCCGTCGACCCGACCTCAACAATTTTATCATACCCGCCACCTGTCACGGGTACGGTTACCCGCGGGTATTTTTACCCGACCCGCTTAACAGCAGCATAACAACAGTTTCAGCAGCAAACCAGCAGAATAACAGCATCGTAAACAGCAGCACTGAAAACATCGTAACCAACAACATTTCAGCGACATAAAATCGGCATAAACAACCAAATAGCACAAATAACACACAAGGATAGCTTCAGATGCATAGCCATACAACACAAGAACGCAAACATGCCATCATGGGCTCATTCCAGCAGCAGTTTTTAGCATAGCAAACACAAGAAATTATTCAATCGGCAGATTCTACAACATCTTAACATCCCAGCTCCACGTTATGGAGGAGGACTCGAGGAGACGAACATCCACGATTGCAGGAGGGCCAGCAGGCGGCGGATGGGTGAAGCAGGGGCGCGCGGGGCGACGGGCTGGTGGGggccgcggcgcggggcggcggcgtgcggaggcggcggcacgaggggaggcgggcgggcggagacggcggcgcgaggggacTGGAGGCGAGcgggcggggaggcggcggcgcaccggGAAGCGGGCTGGTGGAGCCGTGGAGGatgccggaggcggcgcgcaggCAGGGGTAGGGGCGGGAGGAGTGAAATTAGGGTCAGGTATTGGGATCCGACGTATATATACCATGAGCGGAATTAGACGTTGGCTGGGCCTTGGACAAGATATAATGGGCCTGTTGTACTGAGCTAGGTGCGGATACATGGTACACGGGTTCGGGTATGTCAATACCATACCCGTACCCGTCatacccgtcggcacaagatTTTATCATTTACATATCTGCGGGTATATTTTCTTACCATACCCGTACCCTAAACGGGTACATACCCGTCGGGTATGCAAGTATCGGGTATCCATTACCATCCGGAGCGTCATCTCTTCATCTTTTTTCCATCCTTGTGAAATAGGTAAGCTAGGTTCTGTTTGTCAATGTCACTCTTATCCAACTGTAGTGATTTTTCACACTGTTCTTCGGGCTAAGGTTTTATTAGAGAACCATGCTTTGTGGGGCAGGTTGTTTCACAAAACCAAATCGGGTGGATTAGGCTGTTTGATGTTGTTTTCGGTGGGATCCATCAGTCAGGCGCTCGGACGGCCTGACCCGTTTCTCGCCACATCAGACGGCCCGAATGGAGGGGGATTTGAGTAGAGGTGACACGCTTAACGGGTTGCGTCCTGTCCTAGTGTTGatgatgttgtcgctcggaatGGCAAACTAGGATCTTAGGCTTCCACCAAAATAAAAAGACCAGGGT includes:
- the LOC100839111 gene encoding 26S proteasome regulatory subunit 6B homolog — encoded protein: MSAAAVAPTPSAALPAAPPPSYPATALTSASAGAAEDDDDLYGKLKSLQRHMEFVEIQEEYVKDEQKNLKRELLRAQEEVKRIQSVPLVIGQFMEMVDGNNGIVGSTTGSNYYVRILSTINRELLKPSASVALHRHSNALVDVLPPEADSSISLLGSSEKPNVLYSDIGGCDIQKQEIREAVELPLTHHELYKQIGIDPPRGVLLYGPPGTGKTMLAKAVAHHTTAAFIRVVGSEFVQKYLGEGPRMVRDVFRLAKENAPAIIFIDEVDAIATARFDAQTGADREVQRILMELLNQMDGFDQTVNVKVIMATNRADTLDPALLRPGRLDRKIEFPLPDRRQKRLVFQVCTAKMNLSDEVDLEDYVSRPDKISAADIAAICQEAGMHAVRKNRYVILPKDFEKGYRTNVKKPETDFDFYK